The genomic stretch CGCCGCGATCAGCTCCTCGGGCGAAGCCGTTCCCCGCATGAGGCTGTAATGGGAATGCACCGCGAGGGGAACGAAACGGCTCACGGCGCCCTCCACCCGTCCCGCGCCCGCCGCGGCGCGACCGCGGCCTCGCCGTGGCGCTCCCGGATCCGCGCCAGCGCCGTCTCGAGGCGCGCCTCGCGCCCGGCCCGAACCGCACCCTCCGCCGGAGACGCGAAAAGGGAGAGCTGCCGCGGCAGCGTCCGGAGATCCGCCAGCTCCAGTTCCAGGTGCCGGATCCGGATCCGGCGCCGGCGCGCCGTCTCGAAGAGCCGCCCCGCCGTGGCGCGGAGAAGGAACTCCGAGGCGGTGGGCCGCGCCGGCCTTTCTTCACGGGCCGCCGTGACCCCGTCGGCGTAACGCAGCCGCACCGCGACCCGCGCCGCCTCCTTCTCCAGCTTCCGCAGCCGCGCCGCGCCCCGCACCACCAGGCGATCCAGCGCCTGGCGGTGGACCGCTTCTTCGTTGGAATCCTCCGCCAGCGTCTCCTCTTCCAGCACTCCCGGTGCCGCCGTGGGGGAGCGCACCGGCGACTCGTCGATGCCGCGGGCCTCCCGATAGAGAGGCCAGCAGCGCCGTTGGCCGAGCAGGAGACGCAGCTGCGCCAGCGTCAGCGCCGCCAGCTCTCTCACCTGGATCACGTTGACTTCCGACAGGATCTCGCGGGAGGGAGGGTCCACCGAGGGGAGGAAATCGACTCCCAGGGGCGCCAGAAAGGGGGCTTCGCCGCCGGGAAAAACGTCGACCAGACGCTCCGGGCGGACGACCCGCGCCGCCACCCGGCTCACCAGCTTGTTGGAGGCGACCCCCAGGGTGGAGGCGAGACGCAGGCGCCCGAAGAGCTCCCGGTGGATCCGGCCGGCCGAATCGGCCGCCTCGCCGAACAGACGCCGTGTCCCGGTCATGTCGAGGAAGACGTGTCCTTCCCCCGCCGGCTCCAGCAGGGGCGAGTAGCCGGAGAGCAGCTTCAGGATGGCTTCAGAGGCGCGGCGGTACAGGGATGGATTGGACGGCAGGATCGTCAGATCGCGGCAGATCCGGAGCGCCCGAACGAGAAGCATCCCTCGAAAAACCCCCGCCGCGCGCGCTTCGAGCGACGCGACGAGAACCGGCGCCCGCGTCGAAGAGGAGGGGGCCACCACGACCGGACGCTCCCGCAGGCGCGGCGCCACCACCCTCTCCACGGCGATCGGAAAGGCGGGAATGTCGAGGTGCAGGATGGCGCGGTGCATGGACGGAGACTCACGATTGAAACTTCCGGATCAGGCCGATGACGACGCCGCGAATCTCCAGATCTCCCGCCCCCTCCTCCAGGAACAGGGGCTGCAGGGCGGGATTGGCCGGGCGCAGCTCCACGCGGCCTCCTTTCCGGTAGAACCGCTTCACCGTCGCCTCGCCGTCGATCACGGCCACCACCGTCTGGCCGTTCTGGGCGACGGCCTGCCGCTTCACGACCACCACGTCGCCGTCCCGGATGCCGTCGTCGATCATGCTGTCGCCGCGCACCCGCAGCGCGAAGTTCTCGCCGCTTCCCAGCAGGCTTTGCGGGATCTCGATCTTCTCGCTGCCTTCGATCGGCTCGATCGGCTTGCCCGCCGCCACGGTCCCCAGCAACGGGATGGAGAAGGAGGGCGCTCCGTGCTCGACGAGCCGGAGGGCGCGCTTGCGGTTTCCCCAGGGGCTGCTGAGGTATCCCTTCTCCTCGAGCTTCCGGAGGTGCTTGGCCACGGCGTTGGTGGATCGCAGGCGCAGCGCCCGGCCGATCTCCTGATAGGTGGGCGCCTCCCCTTTCCGGGCGATGTAGTCCCGGATGAACTCGTAGATCTCCCTCTGCCGCGCCGTCAGGTACATCGCCCAACCTCGGTCGCCGGCATCCTCACCTTCCCGGAGCGTGGCTGGCAGGAAAGTGAGGGTTCTCGATGATGCCGAAGACGTTCCCGAAAGGGTCGGTGACGGTGGCCACGCGGATGTCGTCTCCCACCTCCTGGACGGGGCCGTGGGCGGTGGCTCCCCGCGCCAGCAGGCGCTGCAACGCCGCGGCGGCGTCGGCGACCCCCCAATAGGCGACCAGGCCGCCGCGGGAGGAGCCTTCGATGTCGGGATCGAGGCCCAGCTCGAACCCGCCCACGTTGAAGCCGACGTAGAACGGCTTGTCGAAGTAGGGCCTGATTTTCAGGACCTGGCTGTACCACGCCTTCGCTTTCTCCAGATCGTCCACAGGATAGATGACGGTCCTCAGTCCCTGGAACATTCCGGCCTCCTTTCCGAAAGGGCCCGCTCGGCGAAAAGTGATAGTAATAAGGTAGGTGAAAGGAGGGTGAAAGTCAATCCCTGAACAACGATCCCTGCCCCTTGGGAGGAAGCGTGAGGACCCGGGGTCCAATCTGCGGGTAGGCGGCCACCAGATCGGGCGGCGCTTCGACCCTGCGGCCCAGGAGCATCGACAAGAGCGTCAGGGACGCCAAGGGCGCCTTCCCACGGAAATGGTTGTTGGCGATGATGAAGAGATCGGCGGTCTGCTCGGCCATGCGCCGGATTCGATCCACCCAAGGGGCGAGCTCCTCCTCGGCGTAGAGATAATCGTAGCGACCGTCCCGTCCTTCCCGGCGGAACCAGTCGCGGGCGTTGCGCCCGTGGAACCGCGCATAGCCGACCCGCGAGGTGACCACTTCGGTGGGCCGGAGAGACCGGGCCACTCCCGGCTGATCGACGTTGCAAAAGCCGGCTTGCCGCGCGCGCAGAAGGTCGAAGAACGGCTCCTTCGCCCAGGCCTGATGCCGCACTTCCACGACCAGGGGGTACTCGCGGAAGGCCTCGAAGATCGACTCCATGACGTCCCGGCTCTCCGCGGTGGGCCGGAAGGAATAGGGAAACTGGATCAGCACCGCGCCGAGCCGGCCGGCGGCCGCCAGCGGATCGAGAGCCCCCCGGAAGGCGGCTTCGTCTCCCGGCCTCAGCTCGTCGCGCCGGTGGGTGAAGTTCTGAAAGAGCTTCACCGTGAAGCGGAATTCCGGCCGATCCCGGACGCGCGCCGCCCAGGAAGCCGCGTAGGCCGGCTCGGGAATCCGGTAGAAGGAGGTGTTGATTTCGAGCGTGTCGAAGAAGCGCGCCAGATAGGCGAGGCGATCGAAGCTCCGCGTCTTGCGCGCGGGGTAGACGATCCCTTCCCAGTCGGGGTAGGACCATCCGGCGACGCCGAGGCGGATCATCGAAGCGAGTCTACCAACTCATGGTATGGTGCGCGAGATGCGCGAGGGCCCGCGGCCTCTTTTCATTCTTCTCTATCTCCTCCTGCTGGCCGCCGCCACCGGCGTCCTCGGGGAAGCCCTCCTGCGGATCTTCTTCCGGCGCGAGCTCGAAAGGGCGCCCCTCGCGGCGGAGCGGAGCGCGGAGCATCTCTTCTGGCGGCGGAGTCCTTCCCTGGGATGGGACCACGTCCCGGGCGCCTCGGGATATTTCACCAACGGCGCCTTCCGCGGGGAAGTCCACATCGACGCCGCGGGAAACCGGATGAATTCCAGCGCCGGCACTTACGTCGCCGGCTATCGGGACATCCTGTTCCTGGGGGACAGCACGACCGTCTCCATGGAGGTCGACGACGGGAAAACCGTCCCCGCCCGTCTCGAGCAGGCGCTGCGCCGGCGGGGCTTGGGCTACAACGTCGTCAACCTGGGCGTCCGCGGCTATGGAACCGATCAGTCGGTCCGCAAGGCGCTGGAGTTCGCCGCGAGCCGGGAGCCCGTCGCGGCGATTTACCTGTACGTGGAAAACGATCCCTTCGACAACAACGTCCTCCGGGAAGCCGGACGCAAGTTCGGCAAGGGCGTCTATCTCCGTCCGGAAGGAAGCGCCGATTTCATCGCTTACGATTATCCCGTTCCGGCCTATCCCGGCGATTTCGTCGGACTGGTCGTCCTCGACGGAGGTTGCATCCCGCGCGTCCGCACGGGCGTCGCCCGGAAGCCGGAGCCTCGGCGGCTCGACGCGCCCCGGCGCTTCCTCGACGATCACCTCTTCCTGGCGCGCGGCCTGGGAAGGATCCGTCGCTTCTTCGAGGAGCCGGATCCGGCGGACGTCGATCCCGAGGCCATGACGCGGGGCCGCGACTGGGCCTGCTACTCCGCGTACACCGACGCCGGCGAGCCGCGCGCCCGCTGCCATGAATACTTCGACTCCCAGATGGAATTCCTCCTCGGCGCGCTCCGGAGGATCCCGTCGCTGCGCGCCATCCACCTGGTGCAGTTCCCCGATTCGTTCCGCGCGCGCGCCCTCGCCGCTCGCGGCAAGGCGGCCAGCGCCGAGGCTTTCCGGCGTCTCCTCGCCCGGAAGACGATCGACAGCTATCTGGACCTCACCGATCTCCTGGAGCGGGAAGGACGCAGCCGCGCCGACTTCCAATGTCCCTATGACGAGCACTTCTGTGAGAAAGGGATCGACTGGATCGCCGCGGAGATTGCCGCGCACGTCGTCTTCCCGTGAGCCGCGGCGCCGCCTCCCGTCTTGACATCCTCGTCCCGGAGGCCTAACTTGCGGCATCGACTTCCCTCTTTCAGGCCGTCCCGACGGAGAGCTGCCAATGCGGATCGGCTCCCTGCTCCTTCTGGGCGCATTCGCTCTCGGAACGGCCGCCCGCGCGGCGGGAGAGGAAGGCTCCTCGAAATCGGCGGAAGCCCGCCGGCCGCGGGGCCCTTATCTCCTGCGCCAGATCTTCGGAGACCAGCCCCGGTCCGCGCCGGAAGTGTTCGGCATCGTGCCGGGGATCCGGCGCGCCGACCTCCCGGCCGGCCTCGATCTCGGGAAGGAGGCGGCGGAGGCCGGCTCCCCGACGGCGTTCGTGAAGGAAATCTCGGGGCGCGCGACCGTGTCCTTCGTTTTCGCG from Candidatus Polarisedimenticolia bacterium encodes the following:
- the lexA gene encoding transcriptional repressor LexA, giving the protein MYLTARQREIYEFIRDYIARKGEAPTYQEIGRALRLRSTNAVAKHLRKLEEKGYLSSPWGNRKRALRLVEHGAPSFSIPLLGTVAAGKPIEPIEGSEKIEIPQSLLGSGENFALRVRGDSMIDDGIRDGDVVVVKRQAVAQNGQTVVAVIDGEATVKRFYRKGGRVELRPANPALQPLFLEEGAGDLEIRGVVIGLIRKFQS
- a CDS encoding DUF72 domain-containing protein, translated to MIRLGVAGWSYPDWEGIVYPARKTRSFDRLAYLARFFDTLEINTSFYRIPEPAYAASWAARVRDRPEFRFTVKLFQNFTHRRDELRPGDEAAFRGALDPLAAAGRLGAVLIQFPYSFRPTAESRDVMESIFEAFREYPLVVEVRHQAWAKEPFFDLLRARQAGFCNVDQPGVARSLRPTEVVTSRVGYARFHGRNARDWFRREGRDGRYDYLYAEEELAPWVDRIRRMAEQTADLFIIANNHFRGKAPLASLTLLSMLLGRRVEAPPDLVAAYPQIGPRVLTLPPKGQGSLFRD
- a CDS encoding VOC family protein; the protein is MFQGLRTVIYPVDDLEKAKAWYSQVLKIRPYFDKPFYVGFNVGGFELGLDPDIEGSSRGGLVAYWGVADAAAALQRLLARGATAHGPVQEVGDDIRVATVTDPFGNVFGIIENPHFPASHAPGR